The proteins below come from a single Panulirus ornatus isolate Po-2019 chromosome 15, ASM3632096v1, whole genome shotgun sequence genomic window:
- the LOC139753605 gene encoding probable peptidoglycan muropeptide transporter SLC46, which translates to MDKEQEVCKAPPAADEEKSEVSRSLEEPKARMGIRAALCLFLSGISIEPMLFVKALGDNVMKVILQKLKVERFCTVSLNYTEEECLLMDDGNHTDMQMAAQVLDNDFSFYETAMSSIPLLILVFLGSWSDKHGRKVPMCLCILGYILYSGVYLLEAIFTSWPAQVLLVGVFLRSCGGGFQTFLMVAYSFISDRTSIRARTSRMALMNAVWQSGWPAGTLLGAWIYDTSGYVAVFGTSLALHTFCALYVIIILEDKIPKDESVADDSGGHKCSCKSAFDLQHVVEVTRTAFKSRPGRGRPHLLIVMSMMLLQISAYLHNTYLWSRLVLGWDQDQYSLWTTVTSTFHQVALLCVSPFLVMVHDCVAGAVQCAFSLLEDLWVAFVTRPDQWWVMYASIVVSMAPSVTSIAIRSTMSKICDKDEVGKVFSLLAIMETIYPIADKALYVAVYDATIDTYPSAQHFVSSFFYLLLVVSFISLRISMSSVERKRARAANDTSL; encoded by the exons ATGGATAAAGAACAGGAGGTATGCAAGGCACCTCCTGCCGCTGACGAAGAGAAGAGCGAAGTCTCTCGATCTCTCGAAGAGCCGAAGGCGAGGATGGGCATCAGGGCGGCTCTCTGCCTCTTCCTGAGCGGCATCAGCATCGAACCCATGCTGTTCGTGAAGGCCCTTGGGGACAACGTGATGAAAGTTATCCTGCAGAagttaaaggtggaaaggttctGCACGGTGAGCCTTAACTACACAGAGGAGGAGTGCTTGCTCATGGATGACGGCAACCACACAGACATGCAG ATGGCGGCACAGGTGCTGGACAACGATTTCTCCTTCTATGAGACCGCGATGAGCAGCATCCCGCTCCTCATCCTCGTCTTCCTGGGCTCCTGGAGCGACAAGCACGGCCGTAAGGTCCCCATGTGTCTCTGTATCTTGGGCTACATCCTCTACTCCGGTGTCTATCTCCTGGAGGCCATCTTCACCTCCTGGCCAGCACAG GTCCTACTGGTTGGAGTTTTCCTGAGGAGCTGCGGAGGCGGGTTCCAAACTTTCCTGATGGTGGCTTACAGTTTCATATCCGACAGGACTTCGATTCGTGCCCGAACCTCCCGTATGGCTCTCATGAACGCCGTCTGGCAATCAGGGTGGCCAGCTGGCACCTTGCTAGGGGCGTGGATCTACGACACCAGTGGTTACGTCGCTGTCTTCGGTACATCCTTAGCCTTACATACCTTCTGCGCATTATATGTGATCATTATCCTGGAGGATAAGATTCCAAAGGACGAGAGCGTCGCGGATGACAGCGGAGGTCACAAGTGTTCGTGCAAGAGCGCGTTCGACCTGCAACACGTGGTCGAAGTCACACGGACGGCCTTCAAGTCTCGTCCCGGACGTGGCCGACCCCACCTGTTGATCGTGATGAGCATGATGCTTCTGCAGATCAGCGCGTACTTACACAACACCTACCTGTGGAGTCGGCTGGTGCTGGGCTGGGATCAGGACCAGTACAGTCTGTGGACGACGGTGACTTCTACATTCCATCAG GTGGCGCTGCTGTGTGTCTCGCCCTTCCTGGTGATGGTGCATGACTGTGTGGCTGGGGCGGTGCAGTGCGCCTTCAGTCTCCTCGAAGACCTCTGGGTTGCCTTCGTCACCCGCCCGGACCAGTGGTGGGTCATGTATGCCTCAATTGTCGTCAGCATGGCCCCTTCGGTCACCTCCATTGCCATTCGCTCCACTATGTCCAAG ATCTGCGACAAGGACGAAGTGGGGAAGGTGTTCTCCCTGCTGGCCATAATGGAGACCATCTACCCGATCGCCGACAAGGCCCTCTACGTGGCCGTGTACGACGCTACCATTGACACCTATCCGTCGGCCCAGCACTTCGTCAGctccttcttctacctcctcctggtggtgtcgTTCATCAGTCTCAGGATCTCCATGTCATCTGTCGAGAGAAAGAGAGCGCGCGCGGCTAATGACACCAGCCTGTGA